The following are from one region of the Qipengyuania flava genome:
- a CDS encoding TetR/AcrR family transcriptional regulator — MATRKLQQRTLDTRAAIMAAGAQLFATKGYAETGVRDIAEAADCNQALVSYHFGGKGGLYDAILADAVGRAQAIAAEGMGEGDPVRALVHTFARAIGSTPHLVPMLLREYMAPDRMLNPETSRTLLGMMELTRGVLDALPDGAPAKSWDPQIVHLSIVGPLILFLVATPVREAVMREVEGVSTPTLDQFADGLATIMERALE, encoded by the coding sequence ATGGCAACACGCAAGCTGCAACAGAGAACGCTCGACACCCGCGCCGCGATCATGGCGGCGGGCGCGCAGCTCTTCGCGACCAAGGGCTATGCCGAGACCGGCGTGCGCGACATTGCCGAGGCGGCCGACTGCAACCAGGCGCTGGTGTCCTACCATTTCGGCGGCAAGGGCGGGCTCTACGACGCAATCCTGGCCGATGCGGTAGGCCGCGCGCAGGCAATCGCGGCCGAGGGCATGGGTGAGGGCGATCCGGTGCGCGCGCTGGTGCACACCTTTGCCCGCGCCATCGGCTCGACGCCGCATCTCGTGCCGATGCTGCTGCGCGAATACATGGCGCCCGACCGGATGCTCAATCCCGAAACCTCGCGCACGCTGCTCGGCATGATGGAGCTGACCCGCGGCGTTCTGGATGCGCTGCCCGATGGCGCGCCGGCCAAGTCCTGGGACCCGCAGATCGTCCACCTTTCCATCGTCGGGCCGCTGATCCTCTTCCTCGTCGCCACTCCGGTGCGCGAAGCGGTGATGCGCGAGGTGGAAGGCGTCTCCACCCCTACGCTCGACCAGTTTGCCGACGGGCTCGCCACGATCATGGAGCGCGCCTTGGAGTAA
- a CDS encoding 2-hydroxychromene-2-carboxylate isomerase yields the protein MTVKIDFFFDLSSPWTRLAFANIRPTLDGLDYAITWRPFLVGGVFNAVNPSVYESRKPENAAKLARSFGWLKQWADLAGVGMNFPSEFHPLKSVYAMRFCCALEDDQEALERFAHAAFEAYFTDARNLDDPAVLVAVADEAGFDGKALGEQAASQPVKDALRANTEEAIARGAFGSPTIFVGEDAMYFGNDQLPLVRQKVEQLA from the coding sequence ATGACCGTAAAGATCGACTTTTTCTTCGACCTGTCGAGCCCGTGGACGCGGCTCGCCTTTGCCAACATCCGGCCGACGCTGGATGGGCTCGATTACGCGATTACCTGGCGGCCGTTCCTCGTCGGCGGGGTGTTCAACGCGGTTAACCCGTCGGTTTACGAGAGCCGCAAGCCGGAAAATGCGGCGAAGCTTGCGCGCAGCTTCGGCTGGCTCAAGCAGTGGGCCGACCTCGCCGGCGTGGGGATGAACTTCCCGTCCGAATTCCATCCGCTGAAATCGGTCTACGCCATGCGCTTTTGCTGCGCGCTGGAGGACGACCAGGAGGCGCTCGAACGCTTCGCTCACGCCGCCTTCGAGGCTTATTTCACCGACGCGCGCAATCTCGACGATCCGGCGGTGCTGGTCGCGGTGGCGGACGAGGCGGGCTTCGATGGCAAGGCGCTGGGCGAACAGGCGGCAAGCCAGCCGGTCAAGGATGCCCTGCGCGCCAACACTGAAGAGGCCATCGCGCGCGGCGCTTTCGGTTCGCCGACGATCTTCGTGGGCGAGGATGCCATGTATTTCGGCAACGACCAGCTCCCGCTGGTGCGCCAGAAGGTCGAACAGCTCGCCTAG
- a CDS encoding OmpA family protein, with the protein MKKLTKNSPALVALGLLAAPVAGAAVAQAQELPAGGYEAQANDITVTGTMPTDLSELPEGPELDGIIAARKGNKIQVVLPGGVRQVVAISPATEIRSKGGFLGMSRASLGQDDLLNGLPVEVKTVQWADRGLIATRIALKSKDLKTAQMIHQGTDARFTANEAATEALRGRVANIDEYNVKGVANVYFDTARYNLSSEARYELCRVADQARNTDNALLLVVGYTDSVGDYEYNQELSEKRAARVVNFLQQECSWKPYRMMVPTGMAEADPAADNSTEEGKAQNRRVAVNILVSKSVDGM; encoded by the coding sequence ATGAAGAAACTGACCAAGAACTCGCCCGCGCTGGTCGCGCTGGGGCTGCTGGCCGCGCCCGTGGCCGGAGCCGCCGTCGCCCAGGCGCAGGAACTTCCGGCCGGTGGCTATGAAGCCCAGGCCAACGACATCACCGTCACCGGCACCATGCCGACCGACCTGTCCGAGCTTCCCGAAGGCCCGGAACTCGACGGCATCATCGCCGCGCGCAAGGGCAACAAGATCCAGGTCGTGCTGCCCGGCGGCGTGCGCCAGGTCGTGGCCATCAGCCCGGCGACCGAAATCCGCAGCAAGGGCGGCTTCCTCGGCATGAGCCGCGCCAGCCTGGGGCAGGATGACCTGCTCAACGGCCTGCCGGTCGAAGTGAAGACCGTGCAGTGGGCCGACCGCGGCCTGATCGCCACGCGCATCGCGCTCAAGTCGAAGGACCTCAAGACCGCGCAGATGATCCACCAGGGCACCGATGCCCGCTTCACCGCCAACGAGGCGGCCACCGAAGCGCTGCGCGGCCGCGTCGCCAATATCGACGAGTACAATGTGAAGGGCGTGGCGAACGTCTATTTCGACACCGCCCGTTACAACCTGTCCTCCGAAGCGCGCTACGAGCTGTGCCGCGTGGCCGACCAGGCCCGCAACACCGACAACGCGCTGCTGCTGGTCGTCGGCTACACCGACAGTGTGGGCGACTACGAATACAACCAGGAGCTGAGCGAGAAGCGCGCGGCCCGCGTGGTCAACTTCCTGCAGCAGGAATGCAGCTGGAAGCCCTACCGCATGATGGTGCCCACCGGCATGGCCGAAGCGGACCCTGCGGCCGATAACTCGACCGAGGAAGGCAAGGCGCAGAATCGCCGCGTGGCGGTCAACATCCTCGTCAGCAAGAGCGTCGACGGGATGTAA
- a CDS encoding winged helix-turn-helix domain-containing protein codes for MSEPLVFQHLVIDPQTRRVHRRSETVDMTDLGFELLLCLARNAPEPVSNEQLAQSVWQQPFVSDQTIAQRVAMVRRALGDDATDPRYIRTVRGKGYAFVAPRDEVTVGDAAPRKRPWRKVAGWSAAAMAALVLLLAIAWQAVRPPPIMLDPENGALRLDNADASLGTIATAQVRGRSVLVVGLAPWSMVTANPAALGAVCSLRRDPSQFTSAIDPALRAYLDDPAKDADCEGVVAEAPPASGS; via the coding sequence ATGTCCGAACCGCTTGTCTTCCAGCACCTCGTGATCGATCCGCAAACGCGCCGCGTGCACCGGCGCAGCGAAACGGTCGACATGACCGATCTCGGCTTCGAGCTGCTGTTGTGCCTGGCGCGCAACGCGCCCGAACCGGTGTCAAACGAGCAGCTGGCGCAAAGCGTCTGGCAGCAGCCCTTCGTGTCCGACCAGACCATTGCCCAGCGTGTCGCCATGGTGCGCCGGGCGCTGGGCGATGATGCCACCGATCCGCGCTACATTCGCACGGTGCGCGGCAAGGGATACGCCTTCGTGGCGCCGCGGGACGAGGTCACGGTTGGCGATGCCGCGCCGCGCAAGAGGCCTTGGCGAAAGGTGGCGGGATGGAGCGCTGCTGCCATGGCCGCGCTCGTACTGCTCCTGGCAATCGCCTGGCAGGCGGTCCGGCCGCCGCCGATCATGCTCGACCCGGAAAACGGCGCGCTGCGTCTCGACAACGCCGATGCCTCGCTCGGCACCATTGCGACGGCGCAGGTGCGCGGCCGGTCGGTGCTGGTGGTGGGCCTTGCGCCTTGGAGCATGGTCACGGCCAATCCGGCGGCGCTGGGCGCGGTGTGCTCACTGAGGCGCGACCCCTCGCAGTTCACGAGCGCGATCGACCCGGCCCTGCGGGCCTATCTCGACGACCCTGCGAAGGATGCCGATTGCGAGGGCGTGGTGGCCGAGGCGCCGCCCGCGTCGGGCAGCTAG
- a CDS encoding nitroreductase — protein sequence MSGNPDMTYDEVVMGRRSIRGYLDKPVPQKLIEEILEMAMRSPSSMNTQPYHFHVITGEPLDRIRKGNTERILAGEPDSREFRKGGPFQGVHRDRQVGCAIQLFEAMGIERDDKEKRQDWVLRGFRQFDAPVCVIITYDKELSDADDTVFDCGAVTTALVNAAWSRGLGCVINSQGIMQSPVVREHASIPDDQVIMKAVAMGWPDDSFPANPVKITRREVSEAARFVGFGD from the coding sequence ATGAGCGGCAATCCGGATATGACCTATGACGAGGTGGTGATGGGCCGCCGTTCGATCCGGGGCTATCTCGACAAGCCGGTTCCGCAAAAGCTGATCGAGGAAATCCTCGAGATGGCGATGCGCTCGCCGTCCTCGATGAACACGCAGCCCTATCACTTCCACGTGATCACCGGCGAACCGCTCGACCGCATCCGCAAGGGCAACACCGAGCGCATCCTTGCCGGCGAGCCCGACAGCCGCGAGTTTCGCAAGGGCGGCCCCTTCCAGGGCGTCCACCGCGACCGGCAGGTCGGCTGCGCGATCCAGCTGTTCGAAGCGATGGGCATCGAACGCGACGACAAGGAAAAGCGGCAGGACTGGGTGCTGCGCGGCTTTCGCCAGTTCGACGCGCCGGTCTGCGTGATCATCACCTACGACAAGGAACTCTCCGACGCCGACGATACGGTGTTCGACTGCGGCGCGGTCACCACCGCGCTGGTCAACGCGGCGTGGAGCCGGGGCCTTGGCTGCGTGATCAATTCGCAAGGCATCATGCAATCGCCCGTCGTGCGCGAGCACGCCAGCATCCCCGATGACCAGGTGATCATGAAGGCTGTCGCAATGGGCTGGCCGGACGACAGCTTCCCAGCCAATCCGGTCAAGATCACTCGCCGCGAAGTGAGCGAAGCGGCGCGTTTCGTGGGATTCGGCGACTAG
- a CDS encoding carboxynorspermidine decarboxylase, whose translation METKAGDPGAFAHFDLNRVDSPAFVVDAARLRANCQILADIRDEADIKVLAALKAFSMWSTAPIIGEYLDGVCTSGLWEARLASEFYDGEIATYSAAYKPEELEEVLRLSDHVIFNSPGQLERATLILEQARAAGQDFDVGLRINPMHATGEVPRYDPSSPGSRLGFPMDQLTPEIMAQVDGIHFHNLCEQDFEPLHATWDKVFDAIEPWFGHLKWINMGGGHHITRADYQREELVEFLKDAMEDTGAEIYLEPGEAVALDAGILVGTILDTGFNGVPIAVADISATCHMPDVIEAPYRPAMLGESTDHETPEVRIGGPSCLAGDVIGDYRIAGGAEVGKRFAFLDQAHYSMVKTNTFNGVQLPSIYLWDSDTDQLELVKEFGYDTFRDRLS comes from the coding sequence ATGGAAACCAAAGCCGGCGACCCGGGCGCCTTCGCCCATTTCGACCTCAACCGCGTCGACAGCCCCGCATTCGTCGTGGACGCTGCACGGCTGCGGGCCAATTGCCAGATCCTGGCCGACATCCGCGACGAAGCGGACATCAAGGTCCTCGCCGCGCTGAAAGCCTTCTCCATGTGGTCGACCGCGCCGATCATCGGCGAATATCTCGACGGCGTGTGCACCTCGGGCCTGTGGGAAGCGCGCCTCGCGAGCGAATTCTACGATGGCGAGATCGCGACCTATTCGGCTGCCTACAAGCCGGAAGAGCTGGAAGAGGTCCTGCGCCTGTCGGACCACGTCATCTTCAATTCGCCCGGCCAGCTCGAACGCGCCACGCTGATCCTCGAACAGGCGCGCGCGGCAGGGCAGGATTTCGATGTCGGCCTGCGCATCAACCCGATGCACGCGACCGGCGAGGTGCCGCGTTACGACCCGTCCAGCCCCGGCAGCCGCCTCGGCTTCCCGATGGACCAGCTGACGCCCGAGATCATGGCGCAGGTCGATGGCATCCACTTCCACAATCTGTGCGAACAGGACTTCGAGCCTCTCCACGCCACCTGGGACAAGGTGTTCGACGCGATCGAGCCGTGGTTCGGGCATCTGAAGTGGATCAACATGGGCGGCGGCCACCACATCACCCGCGCCGATTACCAGCGCGAGGAGCTGGTCGAGTTCCTGAAGGACGCCATGGAAGACACGGGCGCGGAAATCTACCTCGAACCGGGCGAGGCGGTGGCGCTTGATGCGGGCATCCTCGTCGGCACCATCCTCGACACCGGCTTCAACGGCGTGCCCATCGCGGTCGCGGACATTTCGGCCACCTGCCACATGCCCGACGTGATCGAGGCGCCCTATCGCCCGGCCATGCTCGGCGAGAGCACCGATCACGAGACGCCCGAAGTGCGCATCGGCGGCCCCTCCTGCCTCGCGGGCGATGTCATCGGCGACTACCGCATTGCCGGCGGTGCCGAGGTCGGCAAGCGCTTCGCCTTCCTCGACCAGGCGCATTATTCGATGGTCAAGACCAACACCTTCAACGGCGTGCAGCTGCCCAGCATCTACCTGTGGGACAGCGACACCGACCAGCTCGAGCTGGTGAAGGAGTTCGGCTACGACACCTTCCGCGACCGACTGAGCTAG
- a CDS encoding type III PLP-dependent enzyme — MRTFPDAKAVVRALSPDEPIILNRPHAAARAARFFVEKFPGKSLYAVKANPSPDLLQILWDNGVTHYDVASIAEVRLVRATLPDAVLCFMHPVKGPRAIAEAYHQHGVKTFSLDSVEELEKIVEACRGEDGEPAKDLRLCIRLRVSSEYSELSLASKFGCDLTEAPELLQLTRQHADWLGVCFHVGSQAMTPFAYVQALERVRVAIGEASVVIDMVDVGGGFPSVYPGMEPPPLEDYFQIIHQNFYNLPVAYNAELWCEPGRALCAEYSSLIVKVEKRRGEELYINDGAYGALFDAAHVDWKFPVRALEDDLIKPEMDFAFYGPTCDDADYMQGPFPLPEDIQAGDYFEIGMLGAYGAAMKTDFNGFGAAERVIVTDEPMASLYDGSRLRPAADNVVSLR; from the coding sequence TTGCGCACATTTCCCGACGCCAAGGCTGTAGTCCGCGCCCTTTCGCCGGACGAACCGATCATCCTCAATCGCCCGCACGCCGCCGCGCGCGCTGCCCGTTTCTTCGTCGAGAAGTTTCCGGGCAAGTCGCTCTATGCGGTGAAGGCGAACCCCTCGCCCGATCTCCTGCAGATCCTGTGGGACAACGGCGTCACGCATTACGACGTGGCCTCGATCGCCGAAGTGCGCCTGGTGCGCGCCACGCTGCCCGATGCCGTGCTATGCTTCATGCACCCGGTGAAGGGGCCGCGCGCGATTGCCGAAGCCTATCACCAGCACGGCGTGAAGACCTTCAGCCTCGACAGCGTCGAGGAACTGGAAAAGATCGTCGAGGCCTGCCGCGGCGAGGATGGCGAACCGGCAAAGGACCTGCGCCTGTGCATTCGCCTGCGCGTCTCGAGCGAATATTCCGAGCTCAGCCTCGCCTCGAAGTTCGGCTGCGACCTGACCGAAGCGCCCGAGCTGCTGCAGCTCACGCGCCAGCATGCCGACTGGCTCGGCGTGTGCTTCCACGTGGGCAGCCAGGCGATGACGCCGTTTGCCTATGTCCAGGCGCTGGAGCGCGTGCGCGTTGCCATTGGCGAAGCATCGGTGGTCATCGACATGGTCGATGTCGGCGGCGGTTTCCCGTCCGTCTATCCGGGCATGGAGCCTCCGCCGCTGGAGGACTATTTCCAGATCATCCACCAGAACTTCTACAACCTGCCGGTCGCCTACAACGCCGAGCTCTGGTGCGAGCCGGGCCGTGCGCTGTGCGCCGAATACAGCTCGCTGATCGTCAAGGTCGAGAAGCGCCGCGGCGAAGAACTCTACATCAACGACGGCGCTTATGGCGCGCTGTTCGATGCAGCCCACGTGGACTGGAAATTCCCCGTCCGTGCGCTGGAAGACGACCTCATCAAGCCGGAGATGGACTTCGCCTTCTACGGCCCGACCTGCGACGATGCGGACTATATGCAGGGCCCGTTCCCGCTGCCCGAAGACATTCAGGCCGGCGACTATTTCGAGATCGGCATGCTCGGCGCTTATGGCGCGGCGATGAAGACCGACTTCAACGGCTTCGGCGCCGCCGAGCGCGTGATCGTGACGGACGAGCCGATGGCGAGCCTCTACGACGGCAGCCGCCTGCGCCCGGCTGCGGACAATGTGGTGAGCCTGCGCTGA
- a CDS encoding glutathione S-transferase N-terminal domain-containing protein, which yields MIEFFTAPAPNGWKVAIMLEECGLEYEPRWVNLAAGDQHTEDYLAINPNGRVPAITDHAPDDGGEPVTVFESGAVLLYLAEKSGQFLPTDLRGISRVRQWLFWQVGHLGPTLGQHGHFHLYAEEKLPYAIERFHREALRVYGVMERQLGQEEYIAGADYTVADMACFPWVRTWKAQGIPLEDFPHVKRWYDALKQREGLRRGVALGADMARRGEMSEEERKNLFGTARARVQ from the coding sequence ATGATCGAATTTTTCACCGCGCCTGCGCCCAATGGCTGGAAGGTCGCGATCATGCTGGAGGAGTGCGGGCTCGAATACGAGCCGCGCTGGGTGAACCTTGCTGCGGGCGACCAGCACACCGAAGACTACCTCGCGATCAACCCCAACGGGCGGGTCCCGGCGATCACCGATCACGCGCCCGATGATGGCGGCGAGCCTGTGACGGTCTTCGAATCCGGCGCGGTGCTGCTCTATCTGGCGGAGAAATCGGGTCAGTTCCTGCCTACCGACCTGCGCGGAATTTCGCGCGTGCGGCAGTGGCTGTTCTGGCAGGTTGGGCACCTCGGCCCCACGCTCGGCCAGCACGGCCATTTCCATCTCTATGCTGAAGAAAAACTGCCCTACGCCATCGAGCGCTTCCACCGCGAGGCGCTGCGCGTCTACGGCGTGATGGAACGCCAGCTGGGGCAGGAAGAATACATCGCCGGGGCGGACTACACCGTGGCCGACATGGCCTGTTTCCCCTGGGTGCGCACATGGAAAGCGCAGGGCATCCCGCTCGAGGACTTCCCCCACGTCAAACGCTGGTACGATGCGCTCAAGCAGCGCGAGGGGCTGCGGCGCGGGGTGGCGCTGGGCGCAGACATGGCGCGGCGCGGGGAGATGAGCGAGGAAGAGCGCAAGAACCTGTTCGGGACCGCCAGGGCGAGGGTGCAATGA
- a CDS encoding DUF3137 domain-containing protein, protein MIEYPDADRLMAGDLGMWLQEQAQTRADAIAQSWDRVWKAGMVLLPLAAFFLILVPFELGPKLWLCAIAFGGAWVWTQGPKREAKKRVKTGINEAIAGALGLQYHHDCEDSEAFETARAFALLPKHQKSDFEDLWEGETAGHAFTLHEAHLQERRGSGKNRRWVTVFRGAIVAIQFDQPFHGTTLLARNGQFKRFFGGSKDSIKLDGIELQRADMVSPQFEDRYDVYTSDPTEARWLIHPEYVERLMSLEHAFKGKNSAVVFTGGRMVLALESGNQFESGSLDPGADRAMVAQTIGQFSRIADLALTLNRIRPAEG, encoded by the coding sequence GTGATCGAGTATCCCGACGCCGACCGGCTGATGGCGGGCGATCTGGGCATGTGGCTGCAGGAGCAGGCGCAAACCCGCGCGGACGCCATCGCGCAGTCGTGGGACCGGGTCTGGAAGGCGGGCATGGTCCTGCTTCCGCTGGCGGCGTTCTTCCTCATCCTCGTCCCCTTCGAGCTCGGCCCCAAGCTGTGGCTGTGCGCGATCGCCTTTGGCGGTGCGTGGGTGTGGACGCAGGGGCCGAAGCGCGAAGCGAAAAAGCGGGTCAAGACGGGCATCAACGAAGCCATCGCCGGGGCGCTGGGGCTGCAGTACCATCACGATTGCGAAGACAGTGAAGCCTTCGAGACCGCCCGCGCCTTCGCGCTCCTGCCTAAGCACCAGAAGAGCGATTTCGAAGACCTGTGGGAGGGCGAGACCGCGGGCCACGCCTTCACCCTGCACGAAGCGCATCTGCAGGAGCGGCGCGGGTCAGGCAAGAACCGGCGCTGGGTCACCGTGTTTCGCGGCGCCATCGTGGCGATCCAGTTCGACCAGCCCTTCCACGGCACGACGCTGCTGGCGCGCAATGGGCAGTTCAAGCGCTTTTTCGGCGGGTCGAAGGACTCCATCAAATTGGACGGGATCGAGCTGCAGCGCGCCGACATGGTCAGCCCCCAGTTCGAGGATCGCTACGATGTCTACACCAGCGATCCCACCGAAGCGCGCTGGCTGATCCACCCCGAATATGTCGAGCGCCTGATGTCGCTGGAACACGCCTTCAAGGGCAAGAACAGCGCGGTGGTGTTCACCGGCGGGCGCATGGTGCTGGCGCTGGAAAGCGGCAACCAGTTCGAAAGCGGGTCGCTCGACCCCGGAGCCGACCGCGCGATGGTCGCCCAGACGATCGGGCAGTTCTCGCGCATCGCCGACCTTGCGCTGACACTGAACCGGATCCGACCGGCCGAAGGCTGA
- a CDS encoding cupin domain-containing protein, with translation MRMTSMMLAGLAALAVPGGAMAQDNNQVEQQAVVSEADRARAETLLRELASEHVSDPMAIDATFGIKLGQHWWTVTVERKETPSARGRLTDHSFGPHGVALRAGKPATPTWYFEIASLAVLEKIASGEVNAGTAAMQSFGSDRVGVETRDMDGFKSTSGDEGDMYLVLSHFFTKGVPEVTRFGRDNALKTHGAQATALHMMKGFRVMHFTIGASEVVNEDARLEFGQVPNLFIVTSGKGTLHSNDGPMRMEKGMSIFIAPFVKHKIVNDGDEPLEGVLVLYGDNSDFAFGTSYPSYLQDLNEFHRTYPFGTPKPKAE, from the coding sequence ATGCGTATGACGTCGATGATGCTGGCCGGCCTTGCCGCGCTGGCGGTGCCGGGAGGGGCTATGGCCCAGGACAACAACCAGGTCGAACAGCAGGCCGTCGTGAGCGAGGCGGACCGCGCGCGGGCGGAAACCCTGCTGCGCGAATTGGCGAGCGAGCATGTCTCAGATCCCATGGCGATCGATGCGACCTTCGGCATCAAGCTCGGCCAGCACTGGTGGACGGTGACGGTCGAGCGCAAGGAAACCCCTTCGGCGCGCGGCCGCCTGACCGATCACAGCTTCGGGCCGCACGGCGTGGCGCTCCGGGCCGGCAAGCCTGCGACCCCGACCTGGTATTTCGAGATTGCCAGCCTCGCCGTGCTCGAAAAGATCGCCAGCGGCGAAGTGAACGCCGGCACCGCCGCCATGCAGAGCTTCGGCAGCGACCGCGTGGGCGTGGAGACGCGCGACATGGACGGCTTCAAATCCACTTCGGGCGACGAGGGCGACATGTATCTCGTGCTCTCGCACTTCTTCACAAAGGGCGTGCCCGAAGTGACGCGCTTCGGCCGCGACAATGCGCTCAAGACCCACGGCGCACAGGCGACCGCGCTGCACATGATGAAGGGTTTTCGCGTGATGCATTTCACCATCGGCGCAAGCGAGGTGGTGAACGAGGACGCGCGGCTCGAATTCGGCCAGGTGCCGAATCTGTTTATCGTCACTTCTGGCAAGGGCACGCTGCATTCGAACGACGGGCCGATGCGTATGGAGAAGGGCATGAGCATCTTCATCGCGCCCTTCGTGAAGCACAAGATCGTCAACGATGGGGATGAACCGCTAGAAGGCGTGCTCGTGCTCTATGGCGACAATTCCGACTTCGCTTTCGGCACGTCCTATCCTTCTTACCTGCAGGACCTCAACGAATTCCACCGGACCTATCCCTTCGGCACGCCGAAGCCCAAGGCCGAGTAG
- a CDS encoding LemA family protein → MDLFGFVILGLVALLVILVIGIYNRLVALRQNVRQGVADIDAQLRQRHDLIPNLVNTVKGYAGHEQETLQQVIEARAKAASGPMSSGDEQQLRVALDRLLALGEAYPDLKASANFQELQQELTHVEDKLAAARRALNAAVSRYNTGRESFPAILFAGALGFKEADFHRLDDSEKGTVDQVPQVAF, encoded by the coding sequence GTGGATCTCTTTGGTTTCGTCATCCTGGGCCTAGTTGCCCTGCTCGTGATCCTCGTCATCGGTATCTACAACCGGCTGGTCGCGCTGCGCCAGAACGTGCGGCAGGGTGTGGCCGATATCGATGCGCAGCTGCGCCAGCGGCACGATCTCATACCCAACCTCGTCAACACGGTGAAGGGCTATGCCGGCCACGAGCAGGAAACTCTCCAGCAGGTGATCGAAGCACGCGCCAAGGCCGCGAGCGGGCCGATGTCCTCGGGCGATGAACAGCAGCTGCGCGTCGCGCTCGACCGGTTGCTGGCGCTGGGCGAAGCCTATCCCGACCTCAAGGCCTCGGCCAACTTTCAGGAACTCCAGCAGGAACTGACCCATGTGGAAGACAAGCTGGCCGCCGCCCGCCGCGCGCTGAACGCGGCCGTTTCGCGCTACAACACCGGGCGCGAAAGCTTCCCGGCGATCCTGTTTGCCGGTGCGCTCGGCTTCAAGGAGGCGGATTTCCACCGCCTCGACGACAGCGAGAAGGGCACGGTCGACCAGGTCCCCCAGGTCGCCTTCTAA
- a CDS encoding serine hydrolase domain-containing protein, which produces MSGPFGKPLASALALLLASSPALAEGPAKPLTATEKEAAVREKAPVWLAEFDVPSVGIAYIEDGEIAWVRHFGFQQWGYPANEETLYNVASLTKPVTAEIVMRYVEAGTISLDMKLADHHVEEDVANDPRIHMLTPRLVMNHRTGFTNWRYQTDDVLQFSRDPDTETEYSGEGYEWMMKAVEKATGEDWVAASRALVFDPIGMKFTSYTRTKYFAHRTALPYKAGEPVFDRIHSEPIASDDMRTTAREYARFLLDVWEGDAVSPGLRQQQRTIKHYLTYKPACKGEEKAAFCPVNEGWGLGWFIYQWDDRTVIEHSGGDVGEVTIAFYDPDAKRGAVILTNGANGSKVIDRLIGVLDGEGHFADYVMSPY; this is translated from the coding sequence ATGTCCGGTCCCTTCGGAAAACCTCTCGCGTCCGCCCTCGCCCTCCTGCTCGCCTCGTCCCCGGCCCTGGCCGAGGGGCCGGCAAAGCCGCTGACCGCTACCGAGAAGGAGGCCGCCGTGCGCGAGAAGGCGCCCGTCTGGCTCGCCGAATTCGACGTGCCGAGCGTCGGCATTGCATACATCGAAGACGGCGAGATCGCCTGGGTGCGCCATTTCGGGTTCCAGCAATGGGGGTATCCGGCGAACGAGGAAACGCTCTACAACGTCGCCTCGCTGACCAAGCCCGTCACCGCTGAGATCGTCATGCGGTATGTGGAGGCGGGCACGATCTCGCTCGACATGAAACTGGCCGACCACCACGTTGAAGAGGACGTCGCAAACGACCCGCGCATCCACATGCTGACCCCGCGACTGGTCATGAACCACCGCACGGGTTTCACCAACTGGCGCTACCAGACGGATGACGTCCTCCAGTTCTCGCGCGATCCGGATACGGAGACCGAATATTCGGGCGAAGGCTACGAATGGATGATGAAGGCGGTCGAGAAAGCCACGGGCGAGGACTGGGTCGCGGCCTCCCGCGCGCTGGTGTTCGATCCCATCGGCATGAAGTTCACCAGCTACACCCGCACCAAGTATTTCGCCCACCGCACTGCCCTGCCTTACAAGGCGGGCGAGCCGGTGTTCGACCGCATCCATTCCGAACCGATCGCCTCCGATGACATGCGCACCACCGCGCGCGAATACGCGCGGTTCCTGCTCGATGTGTGGGAAGGCGATGCCGTGTCGCCCGGCCTTCGCCAGCAGCAGCGCACGATCAAGCACTATCTGACCTACAAACCGGCCTGCAAGGGCGAGGAGAAGGCCGCGTTCTGCCCGGTCAACGAAGGCTGGGGCCTCGGCTGGTTCATCTACCAATGGGACGATCGCACCGTCATCGAGCACAGTGGCGGCGATGTCGGCGAAGTGACCATCGCCTTCTACGATCCCGATGCGAAGCGCGGCGCGGTGATCCTCACCAACGGCGCCAATGGCAGCAAGGTCATCGACCGGCTGATCGGCGTGCTCGACGGCGAAGGCCATTTCGCGGACTACGTGATGTCGCCCTATTGA